In Campylobacter concisus, a single window of DNA contains:
- the rfaQ gene encoding putative lipopolysaccharide heptosyltransferase III yields MKILVIKFRNIGDVLLTTPLIENLHHYYPDATIDFALNKGTEAMIEGNPYINKIHIYDRQSANSGFFKKLITEIKFIKAIKKEKYDMAVQTTTGDRGIIISKYAKIKKIVGFLGKNQSINKLLNVKAKYYENFSHTIDHNLNALRALGFEPVSKKVSVFSDESVEHLILPKRFVHMHLTSRWMFKCANDESMAELIDYCENELGVKVVLTSDNKENELEKLASVLKICKSEPINLGGKLNLKQTIALSKHSSLFIGVDTAIMHIAAANDVPVIAFFGPSNAFEWGPWDNSLMENGYTAQNGIQSMGKHIVYQKDWDFVPCDKEGIAKHGIEKTLMDFSDEMPKIKAKIKEILG; encoded by the coding sequence ATGAAAATACTTGTGATTAAATTTAGAAACATCGGTGACGTGCTTTTGACTACGCCTCTTATTGAAAATTTGCACCATTATTACCCAGATGCAACCATTGACTTTGCCCTAAACAAAGGCACAGAAGCGATGATAGAAGGAAATCCTTACATAAATAAAATTCACATTTACGATAGACAAAGTGCAAATTCTGGCTTTTTTAAAAAACTAATTACCGAGATAAAATTTATAAAAGCCATCAAAAAAGAAAAATACGATATGGCCGTGCAAACAACCACAGGGGATCGTGGTATAATCATCTCAAAATACGCAAAGATCAAAAAAATAGTAGGCTTTCTTGGCAAAAATCAATCAATAAATAAACTTCTAAACGTCAAGGCAAAATACTATGAAAATTTTTCACATACGATCGATCATAATCTAAACGCTTTAAGGGCTTTGGGATTTGAACCAGTTAGCAAAAAGGTGAGTGTATTTTCGGACGAGAGTGTGGAGCATCTAATTTTACCAAAACGCTTTGTACATATGCATCTTACAAGCCGCTGGATGTTTAAATGCGCAAATGATGAGAGCATGGCAGAGCTCATCGACTACTGCGAAAATGAGCTTGGCGTAAAGGTCGTGCTAACAAGCGACAATAAAGAAAATGAGCTAGAAAAGCTAGCAAGCGTGCTAAAAATTTGCAAAAGTGAGCCTATAAATTTAGGCGGTAAGCTAAATTTGAAACAAACGATCGCCCTATCAAAGCATTCAAGCCTTTTTATCGGAGTAGATACAGCTATAATGCACATCGCTGCGGCAAATGACGTGCCTGTGATCGCTTTTTTTGGTCCAAGCAATGCTTTTGAGTGGGGACCTTGGGATAACTCACTCATGGAAAATGGCTACACAGCGCAAAATGGCATCCAAAGTATGGGCAAACACATCGTCTATCAAAAAGACTGGGACTTTGTGCCTTGCGACAAAGAAGGTATAGCAAAGCATGGCATAGAAAAGACCTTGATGGATTTTAGCGACGAAATGCCAAAAATAAAAGCCAAAATAAAAGAAATTTTAGGATAG
- a CDS encoding glycosyltransferase family 2 protein — MLSVVILTFNSQKYLQEVLESTNFVDEVIVVDSGSKDSTRQICDGFSNVRFHEQAWLGFGAQKQKGVDLAKNEWIFVLDSDEVITNELRNELVNTLKEPKFMAYNVARLNFFFGKAIKNMGLYPDYTVRLFNKNFAKFDGRAVHEKVILNDNSQKLGALKNHFLHYAYESIEQFIAKQNRYSSMGAKRNLFKALTSPAWTFFKLYVLKGGFKEGFAGYVIARLYAQYTFWKYIK, encoded by the coding sequence ATGCTAAGTGTCGTCATCTTAACTTTCAACAGCCAAAAATATCTACAAGAAGTACTAGAAAGTACAAATTTTGTAGATGAGGTCATCGTGGTTGATAGCGGCTCAAAAGATAGCACAAGGCAAATTTGTGATGGCTTTAGCAACGTGAGATTTCACGAGCAAGCTTGGCTGGGATTTGGCGCGCAAAAGCAAAAGGGCGTGGATCTAGCTAAAAATGAGTGGATCTTTGTACTTGATAGTGACGAGGTGATCACAAATGAGCTTAGAAATGAGCTTGTAAATACACTAAAAGAGCCAAAATTTATGGCCTACAACGTAGCTAGGCTAAATTTTTTCTTTGGCAAAGCGATCAAAAATATGGGGCTCTATCCAGACTACACGGTGAGGCTTTTTAACAAAAATTTTGCCAAATTTGATGGCAGAGCAGTGCATGAAAAGGTCATTTTAAATGACAACTCGCAAAAGCTTGGAGCGCTTAAAAATCACTTCTTGCACTACGCATATGAGAGCATCGAGCAGTTTATCGCTAAGCAAAATCGCTACTCAAGCATGGGGGCAAAAAGGAATTTATTTAAAGCTCTAACAAGCCCAGCTTGGACATTTTTTAAGCTTTATGTGCTAAAAGGTGGCTTTAAAGAGGGCTTTGCTGGCTATGTTATAGCCAGACTTTATGCTCAGTACACATTTTGGAAATATATAAAATGA
- a CDS encoding lipid A biosynthesis lauroyl acyltransferase, whose amino-acid sequence MDRLYLAGFYTLKFFIFLLPSSLRDLLAKFLAFSYMKLNKKRFHVVMTNLNLAFGESKTKEEKLEIAKKCYYNFAKYLGINFILNQNTTKQKILEQVVFKNEHFLLDAIKSSRSIIVTTAHFGQWEIFGLAVAAHFGPSSVLGRRLDSSIMDKILRANRSQFDVELIDKDGGAKDILKALKARRIVGILVDQNTAPKDGIKVQFFGKDVLHTPAASVLAQKTNALIINAFIYQKDENLNEIYFEQPIDISTFDKEDAVQKATQMQCSACEEMVRARPEEYFWFHKRFKRFYENEYKC is encoded by the coding sequence ATGGATAGGCTCTATCTGGCTGGCTTTTATACTTTAAAGTTTTTTATATTTTTACTACCTAGCTCACTTAGAGATTTGCTCGCTAAATTTTTAGCTTTTTCGTATATGAAGCTTAATAAAAAGCGATTCCACGTCGTTATGACAAATTTAAATCTTGCGTTTGGCGAGTCAAAAACTAAAGAAGAGAAGCTTGAAATCGCCAAAAAATGCTACTACAACTTCGCAAAATATCTTGGTATAAATTTCATCCTCAATCAAAACACGACAAAACAAAAGATACTAGAGCAAGTTGTTTTTAAAAATGAGCACTTTTTGCTTGACGCAATAAAGTCTAGCAGGTCTATTATAGTTACAACAGCGCATTTTGGGCAGTGGGAGATATTTGGCTTAGCTGTCGCAGCTCATTTTGGGCCATCTTCAGTGCTTGGTAGAAGGCTTGATAGTAGCATCATGGATAAAATTTTAAGAGCAAACAGATCGCAGTTTGACGTGGAGCTCATCGACAAAGATGGCGGTGCAAAAGATATTTTAAAAGCGCTAAAAGCTAGACGAATAGTAGGGATTTTAGTCGATCAAAACACCGCTCCAAAAGATGGCATAAAGGTGCAGTTTTTTGGCAAAGATGTGCTTCACACACCAGCAGCAAGCGTGCTAGCGCAAAAGACAAATGCCCTTATCATAAACGCATTTATCTACCAAAAAGATGAAAATTTAAACGAAATTTACTTTGAGCAGCCTATTGACATAAGTACGTTTGACAAAGAAGATGCCGTGCAAAAAGCGACGCAAATGCAGTGCAGTGCGTGCGAAGAGATGGTTAGAGCAAGGCCTGAGGAATACTTTTGGTTTCACAAACGCTTTAAAAGATTTTACGAAAATGAGTATAAATGCTAA
- the waaC gene encoding lipopolysaccharide heptosyltransferase I — protein MQNKNQLKIAIVKLSALGDIVHAAIVLQFIKKHHPNAHITWLVDARFASLLKDHPLIDELVVLPLKQSFKQSYKILKTLGKFDKVIDLQGLFKSAIVAKIIGKQTYGFSRESVKEKIAARLYRHKFKIDYNENIIIRNLALVAFALNFSFEASEILEKMSCFEASEIYKNESDKKRVLIAAFASEESKIYNKFKDVIRLLDGCEICLCYGSESEKVRAEAIISGTSAKLLEKLNIKEMISFIASCDLVIGNDSGLTHLAWAMNRPSITLFGNRPSHRNAYITDKNLVIDMGKQIDARSIDKNDFCIREIFPETIANFAKRLLNG, from the coding sequence ATGCAAAACAAAAATCAACTAAAAATAGCCATCGTCAAACTCTCCGCTCTTGGGGATATCGTGCACGCAGCTATTGTGCTTCAGTTTATCAAAAAGCACCACCCAAATGCCCATATCACGTGGCTAGTTGATGCCCGTTTTGCAAGCCTTTTAAAAGACCATCCACTTATCGACGAGCTAGTCGTTTTACCGCTTAAACAAAGCTTTAAACAAAGCTACAAGATACTAAAAACGCTTGGTAAATTTGACAAAGTGATCGATCTGCAAGGACTTTTTAAATCAGCTATCGTCGCAAAAATAATAGGCAAGCAAACTTATGGATTTAGCAGAGAAAGTGTCAAAGAAAAGATCGCAGCCAGGCTTTATAGGCATAAATTTAAAATTGATTACAACGAAAATATAATCATTAGAAATTTGGCGCTTGTAGCTTTTGCTCTAAATTTTAGCTTTGAAGCAAGTGAAATTTTAGAAAAAATGTCTTGCTTTGAAGCAAGTGAAATTTATAAAAATGAAAGTGATAAAAAACGCGTTTTGATCGCTGCCTTTGCAAGCGAAGAAAGCAAAATTTATAACAAATTTAAAGATGTGATCAGGCTACTTGATGGATGCGAAATTTGCCTTTGCTACGGAAGTGAGAGCGAGAAAGTAAGGGCTGAGGCGATCATCTCAGGCACCTCGGCAAAGCTACTTGAAAAACTTAACATAAAAGAGATGATAAGCTTCATTGCAAGCTGTGATTTAGTAATTGGCAACGATAGTGGCCTAACACACCTTGCTTGGGCGATGAATAGGCCTTCTATCACACTTTTTGGTAACCGTCCAAGCCACAGAAATGCTTACATCACGGATAAAAATTTAGTTATAGATATGGGCAAGCAAATAGACGCCAGAAGTATCGATAAAAACGACTTTTGCATAAGAGAGATTTTCCCAGAAACGATTGCAAATTTTGCAAAAAGGCTACTAAATGGATAG
- a CDS encoding 3'-5' exonuclease: MAKSYICVFDCETIPDANLIRKIYGINGSDEDVSVQAMALQKEASGSEFLPVMFHRVVAISAVMADEYGKFLKVSTMEGKDEREIIAKFLKFINDYNPRLVSFNGRGFDLPMLMVRAMRYNLNAVAYYESENKELNKNKWENYRARYSPKFHLDLLDFISDFGSVRGLKLDTLCASLNLPGKYDVHGDQVLELYYAGELDKINEYCESDVLNTYWLFLKFELLQANILQDDYINHLNMMSEFLAKNCAHRGYTEIFCAAISDELARLNGKLDYEIKVQKESEDYEEFNDFSDLDGTKDTPEQLKERLVRQGLDGLLKKASEVTSAAKKDKSFAEEKLPEINLDEE, encoded by the coding sequence ATGGCAAAAAGTTACATCTGTGTCTTTGACTGCGAGACGATACCTGATGCAAATTTGATAAGAAAAATTTATGGCATTAATGGGAGCGATGAAGATGTGAGCGTGCAAGCGATGGCGCTGCAAAAAGAGGCCAGTGGGAGTGAGTTTTTGCCTGTGATGTTTCATAGAGTAGTCGCCATCTCTGCTGTTATGGCTGATGAGTACGGCAAATTTTTAAAAGTTAGCACGATGGAGGGCAAGGATGAGCGCGAGATCATCGCTAAATTTTTAAAATTTATAAATGATTATAACCCAAGGCTTGTTAGCTTTAATGGAAGGGGTTTTGACCTGCCGATGTTAATGGTGCGTGCGATGCGCTACAATCTAAATGCGGTGGCATATTATGAGAGCGAAAATAAAGAGCTAAATAAAAACAAATGGGAAAACTATAGGGCAAGGTATTCGCCTAAATTTCACCTTGATCTGCTTGATTTTATAAGCGATTTTGGAAGTGTGAGAGGGCTAAAACTAGATACTCTTTGCGCTAGCTTAAATTTACCTGGAAAATACGACGTGCACGGCGATCAGGTGCTTGAGCTTTACTACGCAGGCGAGCTTGATAAGATCAACGAATACTGCGAAAGTGACGTACTAAACACCTACTGGCTCTTTTTAAAATTTGAGCTTTTACAGGCGAATATCTTACAAGATGACTATATAAATCACCTAAACATGATGAGTGAATTTCTAGCCAAAAACTGCGCTCACAGAGGATACACTGAGATCTTTTGCGCTGCGATAAGCGACGAGCTAGCTAGACTTAATGGCAAGCTTGATTACGAGATCAAGGTTCAAAAAGAGAGTGAGGATTACGAGGAATTTAATGATTTTAGTGATCTTGACGGCACAAAAGATACACCAGAGCAGCTAAAGGAGCGTTTGGTAAGACAAGGGCTTGATGGGCTTTTAAAAAAAGCTAGCGAGGTTACGTCAGCTGCCAAAAAAGATAAGAGTTTTGCCGAAGAGAAACTACCTGAAATAAATTTAGACGAAGAGTAG